One bacterium genomic window carries:
- the rfbB gene encoding dTDP-glucose 4,6-dehydratase, whose product MNHLLITGGAGFIGSNFVRHMLRKYPHLKITNLDVLTYAGNLDNLKDIENDPRYRFVQGDICDPVKVAEAMDGCDAVVNFAAETHVDRSIHAGDLFVMTNVKGVYVLCEEARRRKVERFLHISTDEVYGSRLEGYFKETDNLFPSSPYSSAKAGGELLARSYFVTYGLPVLITRSSNNFGPFQYPEKLVPLFVTNLIENKPVPVYGDGKQVRDWLFVEDQCDGLDLVLHKGEVGEIYNCGSHNEEFNIDVTHAILKLLGKGHDLITYVQDRPGHDRRYAVDTDKIQKLGWVKKHNFQQGLEKTVKWYVENEAWWRAIKQKQADYKAWMEKHYKPLESK is encoded by the coding sequence ATGAACCACCTCCTTATCACCGGTGGGGCCGGGTTTATTGGCTCCAATTTTGTGCGGCATATGCTTCGGAAGTATCCGCACTTGAAGATTACGAATTTAGATGTGCTGACGTACGCGGGGAATCTTGATAACCTGAAGGATATCGAGAACGATCCGCGCTATCGGTTTGTGCAGGGCGATATTTGCGACCCGGTGAAGGTTGCCGAAGCGATGGACGGCTGCGATGCCGTCGTGAACTTCGCCGCCGAGACGCATGTGGACCGCTCGATTCACGCGGGCGATCTGTTCGTGATGACGAATGTCAAGGGCGTCTATGTGCTGTGCGAAGAGGCGCGCCGCCGCAAAGTCGAGCGCTTCCTGCACATCTCGACGGACGAAGTTTACGGTTCGCGGCTGGAAGGCTACTTCAAAGAGACCGACAATCTCTTTCCGTCGTCGCCGTATTCATCCGCGAAAGCCGGGGGTGAGTTGCTCGCGCGCTCGTATTTTGTCACGTATGGTTTGCCGGTATTGATTACGCGCTCGTCCAATAATTTCGGACCGTTTCAGTATCCCGAGAAGCTCGTGCCGCTGTTTGTGACCAACCTGATCGAGAATAAGCCCGTGCCCGTCTATGGCGACGGCAAGCAGGTGCGGGACTGGCTGTTCGTTGAGGATCAATGCGACGGACTTGATCTCGTCCTGCACAAGGGCGAGGTCGGCGAGATCTACAACTGCGGTTCGCACAATGAAGAATTCAACATTGACGTCACGCACGCGATTCTAAAGCTGTTGGGTAAGGGGCATGATCTCATCACCTATGTGCAGGATCGCCCCGGCCATGACCGCCGCTACGCGGTGGACACCGACAAGATTCAGAAGCTCGGTTGGGTGAAGAAGCACAACTTCCAGCAGGGGCTCGAGAAGACGGTGAAGTGGTATGTCGAGAACGAAGCGTGGTGGCGGGCCATCAAGCAAAAGCAGGCCGATTACAAGGCGTGGATGGAGAAGCATTACAAACCGCTGGAAAGCAAATGA
- a CDS encoding HNH endonuclease yields MIARNTILSHHEMCQNEFGRMLQAGMHFRPNGRTSIFLMNTRGNAPYRDEIEDGGRALIYEGHDAARNTVDKDPKEVDQPSVRPSGILTQNGLFYRAAVSFKNGHSAPEIVRVYQKIYDGVWVFNGSFKLVDSWLQYDGRRNVYKFRLELVDDLDQHDLTADELTHSRLIPTAVKAEVFKRDKGQCVLCGSKDNLHFDHNLPFSRGGTSLLAENVQLLCARHNLQKSNKIQ; encoded by the coding sequence ATGATTGCTCGCAACACCATTCTCTCGCACCATGAGATGTGCCAAAATGAGTTTGGTAGAATGTTGCAAGCTGGAATGCACTTTCGGCCGAATGGCCGGACGAGTATTTTCTTGATGAACACCCGAGGAAATGCTCCATATCGGGATGAAATCGAAGATGGCGGTCGAGCCCTGATTTACGAGGGGCATGACGCCGCTCGAAACACAGTTGATAAAGATCCCAAAGAAGTTGACCAACCAAGCGTGAGGCCGAGCGGAATTCTCACGCAGAATGGGCTATTCTATCGTGCCGCTGTGTCATTCAAGAATGGGCATTCTGCGCCGGAAATCGTTCGTGTGTATCAGAAGATCTATGATGGCGTCTGGGTGTTTAATGGCAGCTTCAAGCTGGTTGATTCGTGGCTTCAATACGACGGAAGACGAAATGTTTACAAGTTTCGCTTGGAACTTGTTGACGACTTGGATCAGCACGATTTGACAGCAGACGAGCTCACACATTCGCGACTAATTCCTACGGCTGTAAAAGCGGAAGTCTTTAAACGCGACAAAGGGCAGTGTGTACTTTGCGGAAGCAAGGACAATCTCCATTTTGATCATAACCTGCCGTTTTCACGAGGTGGCACATCGCTGCTTGCCGAGAATGTTCAACTGCTTTGCGCGCGTCACAATCTTCAGAAGAGCAATAAGATTCAATAA